In Caloramator sp. E03, the sequence AAATAATCCTTTGAATTGATAGTATAAACATATTTGCACATTTTTGCCTCATCAAAATCTGTGGCAACGACTATTTTACCTGCACTTAAATACTCATACATCTTTATAGGATTACAACCTCTTGTCATATTTGTTATTTTAAAAGGTATAAAACATATATCAAAATATTGAAGATAATTTATCAGCCTATCGTAGTTTTTATTTTTAAGATAGTATACATTATTAAGCTTTAAGGGAAATCTTGCTAAATTAAACAAAGGTCCTATAAATACAAAGTTGATATCCGGATTTAAATTAGCAATGTTATTAACAAAAGGCCAATTAATCCAAGTTGCAATAGCTCCAAAATATCCAACAGTAATATTGTTATTTTTGGGCATATCACAGGGCCTATCTGAAAAAATATTACTAGCCTTATTAAAATATTCATAGTCAGCTCCATTAGGGCATAAAAATACATCATCTCTATAGTAGCTATGATATTCAAATAGTTTATGAGATGTTGTAAATATGACATCTGCCTTCCTAATTAAAATATCTAGTCCATTTTGCCAACTCTCAAACTCATTGCTAACCTCATCTATTGCATCAAAAACTAATAATCTATAAGGATATTGTTCAATAAA encodes:
- a CDS encoding glycosyltransferase family 1 protein; protein product: MDTILYPPTINYYKSYQRPQQLFKALNNIGYRIIFCNYNPQESNSYFKEVFKEFYICNKINPYRISKLDSLPILWITYPPFASFIEQYPYRLLVFDAIDEVSNEFESWQNGLDILIRKADVIFTTSHKLFEYHSYYRDDVFLCPNGADYEYFNKASNIFSDRPCDMPKNNNITVGYFGAIATWINWPFVNNIANLNPDINFVFIGPLFNLARFPLKLNNVYYLKNKNYDRLINYLQYFDICFIPFKITNMTRGCNPIKMYEYLSAGKIVVATDFDEAKMCKYVYTINSKDYLQFRKFIDNLLAEDSEELRLKRIEFAKNNSWQNRARLVDEVLKRKLGTY